The DNA region CAGTTGCCTGGGTGGTGGAACTGTCATTGGAGCAGGCCATTAGGGCCATGGATCCCGCCATTGCGCCTGCCATCATTAAACCATAGAACTTCTTCATAATATCCTCCAGAGGCGTTTGAGCCCGATTTTTGTTCTCCATGACTTAATTCTAAATTCTTAATGAAACAAAAAACTGGGAAAAGTACTCTTTTTAAAGGATTTTTATTCACTTTTTGAAAAAGAGTAATGTAAATGATACAATCTGTTTTATATGCCGCAAATGTTGCCGCTAGTATGAACCAAACGTCCGAAAAATCCGTTTTGGGTACGAAATGGGAACATTTTAAACTTTCAAAAACATTCCAAGTGTTTGAAAATGAAGGACTTGAGTATACATTTAGGCTTGTATGATTTGAGCGCCTTGTTTGGTGAATTGGCGCAAGAGGTTTTTATGAGACATCCTTTTTACAAGAAGTTAGTGACTCTGGGTGCCGTGGCTATGGCTGGCGCCTTTGTGGCCTGCGGTGACGATTCGGGCTCCGGCAATCCGTCCCAGCCGGCCAGCAACATTTGTGCGGGAATCGTTGCCACGGAACAGGTTTCCGTCATTGATCTTGGTACGGCAAAGCTTCTTGTTTATCCCATCGGTATCGAGGGCTATGGCAAGGTTACCCTGGCTGACGGCACGGAATATGGCCGTTACGATGGCAGCTACATTTACGATTTGAACAACACTCCGGTCATGGAAGCTGGCTATGCCGACATGGTCAACAAGTGCGCCGCTACCGCAACGGTAGATCCGGGTACTGGCGAAGTGGTTCCCAACTCCTCTGCAAGTGTGCCTAACACCGACCCGGTGGCTGGCTCCAGCGCAACAGTTCCCGCATCCAGCGGCTCCGTGATTCCGGGTTCCAGTGCAACAGTTCCCGCATCCAGCGGTTCTGTAACTCCGGGTTCTAGCGCTACTGTCCCTGGTGGCGATCCCGTTCCGGCAAGCTCTGCCGCTCAGGATGTCCCCAAGGACGAAAACGGATTCCCCACTCTGGAATCCTACGGTGCACCTCCGGCAGATTACACCAAGGAAATTCAGAGCAATGGTAAGACCGGCTGGAGCTCCCGTTACTGGGACGCCTGTAAGCCGCACTGTTCCTGGCTCAGCAGCGTTGATACCACCAGCGAAGCAACTTATCAGGCTGGTATGACCGTTGCACGTAACTGTAATATTCACGACGTGGAAGTTCCCGCCTTTACCTTGGGCCATGCTGTTCAGCAGTACTGGATGGGTTACGAAGGTACTCCCAGTGCCTGCGTGAATGAAAATGCTGGCGGTACCTATACCTGTACCGACATGGCTCCCATTGCTGTGAACGAAAACCTTTCTTACGGCTATGTGGCTGGCTCCGGCGAATTGTACAAGTATGGTTGCGGCAAGTGCTATCACTTGCAGTTTAACGGTGGTAACCATGCTAACGACGTAAAGGCTACCCATAAGGCTCTTCAGGGTAAGCACATGGTGGTCATGGTTTCCAACATCGGTTACGACGTGGAAGCGGGTCAGTTCGACATGATGGTGCCGGGCGGCGGTGTGGGCGCCTTCAATGCTCTCTCCACCCAGATTGGTGTTCCGCCTAGCGGCCTTGGCGCTGGCAATGGTGGTTTCCTTACTGAATGTCAGAGCAAGCTGGGCTGGGATAACACCCTGGAAAAATACCAGCAGTGCGTGATTGAAAAGTGCGAGGAAGTATTCAGTCAGTGGCCCAACCTGTTGCGCGGCTGTAAGTGGTATGCCGAATGGTACATGGCCGCGGACAATCCTACCTTCAACTGGGAAGAAGTGGAATGCCCCCAGTACCTGGTGGACCATTACGTAACCAATATCAACACCACCAAGGAAAATCGTTACCGTTGGCGTGACGACTGGTCCGATTACAAGGCTGGTGATGAACTTGAAACTCAGGATTGCCTGACCGAAGAATATCCTAAGGGCTGTGCACCGTAATGAAGTATCCTTTTGCAAAAAGCTTTGCTGCCATCAGTGCATTGGCTGTTGCAGGTCTTGTGGCCTGCGGCGACGACAATCCCTCTAATCCGGGGCAGGGAAGTACCTTCAATCCGGAAAGTAGCTCCGCTGTTGTTCACCTGGATCCCAACTCTTCTAGTTCTGTTCCCGGTCAGGTTGTTCCTGGCGTAAGCAGTTCCTCGGGAAGTGTAGTCCCGGGTTCCAGTGCCGCCGTTCCCGCTTCTAGCGGTTCTTTGACGACTGCCTCCAGCGATTCCCAGCCAGGTGAAACTCCTGCAAGTTCCGCTGCCCAGGAAGTTCCTAAGGACGAAAACGGTTTCCCCACCCTGGAATCTTATGGCGCTCCGGCTGCTGCGTACACTATGGACATTTCCGCTACTGCAAAGCGTGGCTGGAATACCCGCTATTGGGACGCCTGCAAGCCTCATTGTTCTTGGCTCAGGGAAAGTGAAAACGATGTTACTCGTGCGGATAATTCTTCCAATGAGACTTACGCTGCGGAACTCATGACTGCCCGTAACTGCAATATCCATGACGTGGAAGTTCCCACCTTCACGTTGGGTAACGTAAGTAAGGCCTGGATGGGTTACGAAGGTACCAGAAGTGCTTGCGGCGATGAAAAGGAAGCTGGCGTATTTACCTGTACCGACATGGCACCCATTGCGGTGAACGATACTCTCGCTTACGCCTACGTTGCGGGTACTGCTGACAGCAAGTGCGGTAAGTGTTACCACCTTCAGTATGATGGTCACTTCAAGGATGAGTTTGAAAATAACCCGCCCAAGGCAACCCATAAGGCTCTTAAGGGCAAGCACCTGGTGGTGATGGCCTCCAACATCGGTATGGACGTGGCAGGCGGTAATCCCAACCTTCCTGCAGGTCAGTTTGACTTGATGGTGCCGGGTGGTGGCGTGGGCGCCTTTGATGCTCTTTCCACTCAGGTGAATGGCCAGAACGTGAACTGGGGTGCAGGCTTTGGCGGCTTCCTCACGGAATGCCAGAAGAACACCAATTGCGGTACCGAAGGTACTCTAGATTGTTACCAGACCTGCGTCAAGAACATGTGTGATGCTGCATTCGGTAACGCTGGCTTACCCAACCTGCTTCGTGGTTGCCACTGGTTTGCCGACTGGTACATGGCTGCAGACAATCCCACCTACTACATCGAAGAAGTGGAATGCCCCCAGTACCTGATTGACCACTACATGACCCGAATCAATACCACTATCGAAACTAACATCAAGAAGCAAACTGACTGGTCTACTTTCAAGGAAGGCGATGTGCTGGATACCTTGCACTGCTGGAAGGCAGGTGAAGCTCCTGTAGAACCTGGTGGATGGCAAAATCCCAGCGCCGGTTGCGATGTTGAGTAGTAATCGCTGAAGTAATCCTGATTTTAAGAAGTCCCGTGGTGAATCCGCGGGACTTTTTATATCTTATCACTTGAGGTTAGGTTATGCGTAACATTCTATTCATTTTACTTTTATTGCCTTTTGCCCTGTTCGCCCAGACAGACTGGAACAGGTCTCCCTATGATCAGCCTGCAGAACAGGAGGATGTTTCCACTGTTGATGTGGGAGCCTACGATCAGGCGGGTCAATATTCCGCTAATGGCGTCCCCTTGATAGAAGGCTTTTCCAAGGGATGGTTTAGTACCGGGCTGCTTGGAAGCAAGGTCTATATGCTGGAGGGGGATACCATTCGCTTCGATAGGGTAGAGACTATGCTTGCGGATATTCCCAAGGCGAAGGACGAACTGGCGTCCTCTAAACGCTGGGGTTATGCGGGTTTGGTCTTTGCGCTTACTGCAATTATTGGCGTAAACGTTTGGGCCTATGGATCTAGTGATGTTTCTGCAGGTGGCGGTATCGCTACTTTGGGAGGCCTCCTGCTGGAAGGCTACTGTGTGCGTCAATCCAACAACCACTACAACGCAGCCATAGATATTTACAACGCCCGATTGAGAGGGGACGACAAACCCACACCCTCTGACGTCTGGGATGACTAGGCTGTTGCGAAAATCTCCATATTATTGTAAGGAATCCGTGTAAATGTTTTGCACGGATTTTTTTTGAAAGTATTTTTTAGGCGTATTTGGAGATGGTGTATGAAAAATTTTAAAGTATGTGGTTTCGTTGCAGGTTTGGGCTGTGTTGCGGTTCTCGCCGCCAATGCCTTTGCTATTACTGCAAATCCTAACTTGAGCATCGGCAAGAATCTCTACGTAGATGGCGCCGTTAATACGAACTGGCAGCCGGGTGTCTATACTGATGGACATCTGGACTTTAACCAGATTGCCTCTGCTTCCGAGCTGGCCTTGAATGTGGGGGAGGGACCCTCCAAGATTTTCATTACCTGGCAGACCCGCGGTGACGAGGCCTGGACCAGCAACCAGTACGTGCAAGTACAAGCCTCCTGCGCCCACAATCCTCAAGAAGGTTCCAACCTCCAGAACTTTAAAATTCTGACCTCCGGCAACTCCACCAACGGCGTGGACGGTGATTGGGAAACCGCTGCGGAAGTGGGGGAGAGCGGCGCCATGAGCCGCGGCCTGGCCATTGATTTTGCAGGCAAGTCCTGGTTCAAGATTGTGGCGGAAAGCCCTGTCAAGAACCTGGAAGAAATCGGTGTGTTCGACATGAGTAATGGCGGCAACGATACCTGGTTTTTCATGGGTACAAGCATTAGCCAGATGGGCATGAAACAGACCACGGTGGACTCCAATTATGCCCAGCTGATCCACGCCCGCTATCCGAATTACTTTCCCGCCATGCTCCGTGGCGGCATTGGTTGCGTTACCAGCAGTGGCGTGGTGGAAGGCCTGAAGTATTATGCGGAATACGTCGGTAACGTAGGGTACTGGGCAATCGAGATGGGTACCAACGATGCCTGGGGCGGAAACAATTACAATGTGCAAATCTTCAAGAATAATATGCAGGAGATTATTGATACTGCGAAGGCCCGCGGTATTACGCCCATTATCGCCCGGATGATGGCCACCAATCCCGAGGTTGCGGGATGGCAAATCCACGAGGAATTTCTGACTGCAATCGAGGAACTGAGGGTCGCAAACGACCTGCCGAAAGGTCCCGACTTTTACGAATACTTCTCCAAGCATCCCGAGGAACTGATTGGCGGAAGCGATGGTGTGCATCCTAACGAAGTAGGTGCGGCCAGTATGAATCGCCTTTGGGCGGAAGCCATGGCCCCGCTATACGAAGCCAGCGGCAAGGATGGAATTGCTCCTGCGAGGAACCTACATTATGCCCTGCCACAAATCTGCGTGGAAGGAAACTCCATTGCGGTTTCCGGAGTTCAGGAATCCGCACAGGTAACGGTCCTGGACCTGATGGGTCACACCGTTGAAAACCATAACCTTCCTGCAGGTCGTTACGTCGTTCTCGTCCGCGGTAAGGGACTTTCCTATTCCGCGAAAGTGACCGTGAAGTAACAAAAGGTTTACCAAAAAAGTTTGTCACTTTCTTCAACTATGGTATATCTTTCCAACTCGAGTCCCACACGGACTCTGGTTGGAATCAGGAGATCATGGTGAAGTTTGTGCTGTTTTTGGCATGCGCCCTGGCGCTTGCATCTGTTGCTACCGCTACTATAGAAGTATCTAGCCCCCTCAAGGATGCCCGTAATGGCATGACCTACAAGGTCGTGAAAATTGGTGACCTGCAGTGGATGGCTGAAAACCTCAATTACGAAACCAGAAGAGACAGCTGGTGCCTGGAAGACAAGCAGGAAAATTGCGACAAGCTGGGCCGCCTCTATTCCTGGGAATCCGCCATGAAGGCATGCCCCGCAGGCTGGCGCCTTCCTTCCAAGATCGAATTTGAATACCTGGTAAAACTTGCCGGCGGCGTCCAGGACGAAGACATGAACTTCCTGTGGATCCGCGGCGCCAACGCCCTGAAATCCGCTTCCGGCTGGGAACGTAACGGCACCGACGAATTCGGCTTTAACGCTATTCCCACTGGATATTTCCACGGCGGCTTCGCTGACTTCGAAGATACCAACAAGGCCGGCTTCTGGTCCTCCTCGGAACACAACTACACCACCGCCTTCTACATGTCCTTTGACGCTTCTAATAAGAACGCTAAGATTGACAATCTGGACAAGATCAACGGTTACTCCATCCGCTGCGTCCGCTAATAGTTTCCGCTAGAATTTTTCTCTCTAAAAAAGGCATCCTTTGAAGGATGTCTTTTTTAGAGTAAATGGGAATAATTTATCTACATTTGGCGCTGGTTAGATAAAATAGGAGGACTCAATGAAAGCTATTGCTATGCTATTTGTAGCAACTATAGTTCTTACAGCTTGCAAGAACGACGACCATAAATCACCTCACGATCAGAAGGGCAGGGCCGAACAGGAAGTTGATAATCCCGCAGAAGTTCAAGAACAGGCCTTGAAAGCAACCTCTCCTGAATCAGCAACTCAAGAAAATGTTCAAAGAATTGCGCCTCCTAAGCCTAAAACAGCAGGTTCATTTGACTTCAGCGAATGTGAAAGTATGTTCGGCTCTGGTACAGACGACTTTCGTTCCTGTGTTCAGGCGAAGTATCCGAATATGAAGTTTGTTAAATAAAGGGGGGGGGCAATGAATAAAGTTGTCTTTTTATTTGGCGTGTTATTTTTTAACACGTTGATTTTAGCTGATTGTATTGTTTATGAAAACAGAGCATATGCAGAGGCTGGTTATGCTGCTTACGAAAAGGAGTGTAAG from Fibrobacter sp. UWEL includes:
- a CDS encoding fibrobacter succinogenes major paralogous domain-containing protein; the protein is MVKFVLFLACALALASVATATIEVSSPLKDARNGMTYKVVKIGDLQWMAENLNYETRRDSWCLEDKQENCDKLGRLYSWESAMKACPAGWRLPSKIEFEYLVKLAGGVQDEDMNFLWIRGANALKSASGWERNGTDEFGFNAIPTGYFHGGFADFEDTNKAGFWSSSEHNYTTAFYMSFDASNKNAKIDNLDKINGYSIRCVR
- a CDS encoding glycosyl hydrolase family 5; translation: MKYPFAKSFAAISALAVAGLVACGDDNPSNPGQGSTFNPESSSAVVHLDPNSSSSVPGQVVPGVSSSSGSVVPGSSAAVPASSGSLTTASSDSQPGETPASSAAQEVPKDENGFPTLESYGAPAAAYTMDISATAKRGWNTRYWDACKPHCSWLRESENDVTRADNSSNETYAAELMTARNCNIHDVEVPTFTLGNVSKAWMGYEGTRSACGDEKEAGVFTCTDMAPIAVNDTLAYAYVAGTADSKCGKCYHLQYDGHFKDEFENNPPKATHKALKGKHLVVMASNIGMDVAGGNPNLPAGQFDLMVPGGGVGAFDALSTQVNGQNVNWGAGFGGFLTECQKNTNCGTEGTLDCYQTCVKNMCDAAFGNAGLPNLLRGCHWFADWYMAADNPTYYIEEVECPQYLIDHYMTRINTTIETNIKKQTDWSTFKEGDVLDTLHCWKAGEAPVEPGGWQNPSAGCDVE
- a CDS encoding SGNH/GDSL hydrolase family protein, with protein sequence MKNFKVCGFVAGLGCVAVLAANAFAITANPNLSIGKNLYVDGAVNTNWQPGVYTDGHLDFNQIASASELALNVGEGPSKIFITWQTRGDEAWTSNQYVQVQASCAHNPQEGSNLQNFKILTSGNSTNGVDGDWETAAEVGESGAMSRGLAIDFAGKSWFKIVAESPVKNLEEIGVFDMSNGGNDTWFFMGTSISQMGMKQTTVDSNYAQLIHARYPNYFPAMLRGGIGCVTSSGVVEGLKYYAEYVGNVGYWAIEMGTNDAWGGNNYNVQIFKNNMQEIIDTAKARGITPIIARMMATNPEVAGWQIHEEFLTAIEELRVANDLPKGPDFYEYFSKHPEELIGGSDGVHPNEVGAASMNRLWAEAMAPLYEASGKDGIAPARNLHYALPQICVEGNSIAVSGVQESAQVTVLDLMGHTVENHNLPAGRYVVLVRGKGLSYSAKVTVK